One genomic region from Phocoena sinus isolate mPhoSin1 chromosome 3, mPhoSin1.pri, whole genome shotgun sequence encodes:
- the LOC116750736 gene encoding ras-related protein R-Ras2 — protein MAAAGWRDGSGQEKYRLVVVGGGGVGKSALTIQFIQSYFVTDYDPTIEDSYTKQCVIDDRAARLDILDTAGQEEFGAMREQYMRTGEGFLLVFSVTDRGSFEEIYKFQRQILRVKDRDEFPMILIGNKADLDHQRQVTQEEGQQLARQLKVTYMEASAKIRMNVDQAFHELVRVIRKFQEQECPPSPEPTRKEKDKKGCHCVIF, from the coding sequence ATGGCCGCGGCCGGCTGGCGGGACGGCTCCGGCCAAGAGAAGTACCGGCTCGTGGTGGTCGGCGGGGGCGGCGTGGGCAAGTCGGCGCTCACCATCCAGTTCATCCAGTCCTATTTTGTAACGGATTATGATCCAACCATTGAGGATTCCTACACAAAGCAGTGCGTGATAGATGACCGGGCAGCCCGGCTAGATATTCTGGATACAGCGGGACAAGAGGAGTTTGGAGCTATGAGAGAACAGTATATGAGAACTGGCGAGGGTTTCTTGTTGGTCTTTTCAGTCACAGATAGAGGCAGTTTTGAAGAAATCTATAAGTTTCAAAGACAGATTCTCAGAGTAAAGGATCGTGATGAGTTTCCAATGATTTTAATTGGTAATAAAGCAGATCTGGATCATCAGAGACAGGTAACGCAGGAAGAAGGACAGCAGTTAGCACGACAACTTAAGGTAACATACATGGAGGCGTCAGCAAAGATTAGGATGAATGTAGATCAAGCTTTCCATGAACTTGTCCGGGTTATAAGGAAATTTCAAGAGCAGGAATGTCCTCCTTCACCAGAACCAACacggaaagaaaaagacaagaaaggctGCCACTGTGTCATTTTCTAA